The Cucurbita pepo subsp. pepo cultivar mu-cu-16 chromosome LG05, ASM280686v2, whole genome shotgun sequence nucleotide sequence TTATGTTAGTTTTGATTAATCAAAGAACTTGTTTGGTCGTAATATGGCTATTATTGTTGAATTTGGAGCTtgaccttttcattttttaagcttatttattaatcatgcttttgattctttttgttAGTTTCAGCAATCTGAATGCATTGGCTATGCTTACTAAATGATCTGCTTCTCAGTAACTTTCTCAATTTTAGACCCCTTCTCTTCAAGTTCTTGCTTCTTAGTCTTTAGGGATGGCATTTTTAGATTTGTTCTAATTTGATATGCATTGTATCATTATGTTCTTATCATAATAATAGATTTTGATTCCTTGGTAATGagtattgatatatttttccaTTGTTTCTTAGTGCTGAATTAGTCCAGTTTAGTAGTTGGGATCTTGTCAAAAGCAAACTCCATAGGTCTTTTGTTGTATTGTTATTTTCACTGCTCATCATGTTAAGCTTTTGTTATTCTTGCTGAACGTCATGTTAGCTTACTGCTTTGGGTTTGTGTGCTTCTCATAATGTAGTCTATGCTATCGCTTATTTTTGCTTGGTTTTCTTGACCTAGGCTTTCCATGTTATGCAATTTATCTGTTGGCTGCAGCCACTTTAgaggatttttgtttttaaagtcATAGATAAAGTGTTCTACTGTTTCCCCTTTTCAATTAGGCGGCATTTCCCTTTGactttgtgagatcccacattggttggagaggagaacgaaacattctttgtaagggtgtggaaacctctccctagcaaacgtgttttaaaaaccttgaggggaagcccgaacgggaaagcccaaaggagacaatatctgctaacagtacgtttgggctgttacaaatggtattagagccaaacactaggcggtgtgccagtgaggatgctgggctcttaagggggtggattgtgagatcccacatcggttggagagggaaacgaaacgtttcttataagggtgtggaaacctctccctactggatgtgttttaaaacattgaggggaagctcgggAGGGAAGACTTAGTTTGTTGAATGGTAATAGTGCCTGCAGTCATCTTGTTGAATATGTTGGAATGGTGTTATGTTTCTGTATTATCGATCATTTATGTGACACCGTTACTGCTCAATATTTTTGCAGAGAATCCCGGAAAGTTTCCTCCGGATGATCAGGGATGATCTTTCTGCAGTTGCAACACTTACTGTTCCTGATGGCCATGTTTGGCGTGTGGGGTTGAGGAAAGCTGATAATAAGTTTTGGTTTGAAGATGGTTGGCATGGATTTCTTGAGCATTACTCGATAAGGGTCGGGTTTTTGTTAGTATTCAGATATGAGGGAAACTCATCATTCtgtatttttatctttaatctTAATACATCTGAGATAAACTACCAATCTGCTGCTCTCGGTGGTAATCAAAGGAACAATTACAGCATTCAAAACCGAATCTTTGAAGAAATGGAGGATTATGACATTCCTGAAGCCATTCCTTCCAATCAGCCTTTGAACTCGGGTTTTTTACGAAACAAGCTATTTGGTGATGAATGGAATCTGCACCAATCAAAATCTGCAAGTACGTTGCAATCCAAATATTTACCTACTCGAGATATCGGGGTTCAGTTTAGTGCTGTGGAGGTTAAAAAGTCTGCAGATGAGGTGAGATTCCAGAATTTGGGTGATGATGCTCacagaattaaaaaaagtggAGGCAAGAAGCGGAAACTTGATTCTAGTATGCTCCTGTCCCATTGTTTCACATTTTAGCATTGTAAATCTATGAATTATCTTACCCAATATTTTACAATCTGTAGGCGAGCATCGTCCGTCTGCTCATAGTGAAGATTTCGGTGACAATCGCTTTAGATTTTATGAAAGTGCTTCTGCTAGAAAGAGAACTGTGACAGCAGAAGAAAGAGAACGAGTTGTCAACGGTGCAAAAGCGTTCGAGCCCGCTAATCCCTTCTGTAGGGTCGTCTTGCGACCATCTTATCTATACAGAGGTTGCATAATGGTAAGATTTTTGGGTTATTGAAATATCTAATATGGGAGCTTTACAATTGAATTATGTGAGCACTAACTATGATAGTCTGCACTCTACTTTTACAGTATTTGCCATCTTGCTTTGCTGAAAAGAATCTAAGTGGGGTTTCaggattcatcaaacttcagacACCCGATGGGAGACAGTGGCCGGTCCGGTGTCTTTATAAAGTTGGTCGGGCCAAGTTAAGTCAGGGATGGTATGAGTTTTGCCTGGAAAATAATTTAGGGGAGGGCGACGTTTGTGTGTTTGAGCTTCTCAGGGTGAGAGAAATCGTTCTCAAAGTTACCATGTTTCGTGTCATTGAAGACGCTAGACGAATGGTAAACCCGAATCCTCCCAGCATGATGAATCCACACTCGCTACAAAGTGCTAGCCAAATTAAGCTGATCAGAAACTAATGGTCGACATTTCCAGGTTACCCTATTGtatcaaatctctctcttttttttttttttttttttttttttttttttttttttttttNGCTTCTGATCTCTTCTTGTGGAATTGGCTGTTGTTTGATGTTTATAGCTTTCCAGGATGatttagttgaaaaaaaagatcCAATTAGAGTTTACTTATTAAAAGCTGTATTGACTTTAGTTGTAaatagatttcaaatttttgttgataGCAATCGAGACAAGAGCATTAGTTCTTTATGTTGAACCTTTATTCAATGCTTAGATTTACATTATCTCAACAACTTCAACTTTTTATGGGCGAAGTGATTGATAAGATAGGATCAAAGGAAGAGTTGCTCTTTCTCAGTTGCTTAGGTTTTATTGGATAGTTGCCCCTAGCTATGCTGACGTTGTAGTTCGTGGCTATGGTATGACAAACCAAACCACCCTGTTCGGCGAAAtgtctgtgagatcccacatcggttggagaggagaacgaaacacccttcataagggtgtggaaacctttccctagcagatgtgttttaaaaaccttgagggaaagcctgaaaggggaagcccaaaaaggacaatatccgctagcggtgggtctgggatgttataaatggtatcaaggtcggacactggacgatgtgctagtgaggaggctgTTTCCCAAAGAggtgggccctgaaggggggtggatttggtgggggtcccacatcgattggagaaatgaacgagtgctagcgaggacgctgtgtcctgaaggggggtggattgtgagatcccacatcgattgaggaggagaacgaaacaccctttataagggtgtgagaACCTCTCTatcaaacgtgttttaaaaaccttgagggaaagcctgaaaggagaagtccaaagaagacaatatctgctagtggtgggcctCAGCTGTTACAATGTCCATCTAACTCGTGGAGTCTAGTGCGAAATTGAATGCCTAGTGGGCTCAAAGGGGATTAGAAATCCCagattgattggggaggagaaggagaatgaagcattctttataagggcatagaaacctctccccagcaTACATGTCCTAAGCCCAAaggaaaaagtccaaagaggataatatctgctagtggtgggcttgggccgttacaagaATCCCCTTTGTTCAATTTAGTCCATATTTCATCTGCATGTTCTTATTTCTGGGTTGGAAGCGGAAACTTTCTCTTCTTACAGTGACCGATCCGTCTTGTTTTGTTCCGAATACTCTTGTAGTGTACTTTAGCTAGATTTAAAGTAGCAGCAATCATTTCTGGGTTTGAAGTAAAACCTTTATCTTATCGTGATTTCTGGGTTCATTCTGAATGGTCTTGTCATGGGCTTGAGCTAGAACAGAGTAGCAACAATCAAGACACTCAATTTAGGACAGTGTGTTgaagagggagagattttaAGCCATTGAAACCTGTTATTTATAATCTATTTCTGTTCAAAAGCTGAAGaacagaaaattaaaagaattgaaaagccaaaagccaaaagcaaaagaaaaattggttGGTCTATTAGTTTATGCTTTGTTGttcaaatattctttataatcTTAAAGGTTCAAAGAGTCATGTCTAAGATGGAATTTGATGggatatgaaataaattagttCGTAGCGTTTTAGGGTTCTTGttggttggatgaattttTATCTTAATGATAGCATTTTAGATTAGGCGAAGCTCTTAAGATTAAATTTGCAATTCTATCTTATCATTACTTTAAgattatatttgtttaatcTACGTGATTATTTGATATGGTTGTTCCCATCAAAAGTTCTTCTCAGTTGGACGAATTTTTATCTTAATGATAGTGTTTAAATTCTATCTCATCgttattttaagattatatttgtttaatcTGCATGACTATTCAATATGGTTGACCCGATCAAGatgattaaataaacatttctCATGTGTCCGTTTTGTTATGAGTAAGTTGACGTGTGGATTAAATGACTAACGTTTGCATATGAATGTTAAAgtctatttagttttatttttaaaaaaatttaattaattgacattgtttcacaatttcaaatatataaacaatttcTAATATctcaatataataatattaatattaataaattaatcaagTATTTTATGGCAACCTATTTCATTTCTACCCACCTAACAGcacaaaattagaataaattc carries:
- the LOC111795918 gene encoding B3 domain-containing transcription factor VRN1-like, producing MTDFSAFRTGYLKRKMPRPYFHKLVLSSTIQARKLRIPESFLRMIRDDLSAVATLTVPDGHVWRVGLRKADNKFWFEDGWHGFLEHYSIRVGFLLVFRYEGNSSFCIFIFNLNTSEINYQSAALGGNQRNNYSIQNRIFEEMEDYDIPEAIPSNQPLNSGFLRNKLFGDEWNLHQSKSASTLQSKYLPTRDIGVQFSAVEVKKSADEVRFQNLGDDAHRIKKSGGKKRKLDSSEHRPSAHSEDFGDNRFRFYESASARKRTVTAEERERVVNGAKAFEPANPFCRVVLRPSYLYRGCIMYLPSCFAEKNLSGVSGFIKLQTPDGRQWPVRCLYKVGRAKLSQGWYEFCLENNLGEGDVCVFELLRVREIVLKVTMFRVIEDARRMVNPNPPSMMNPHSLQSASQIKLIRN